A region from the Vicia villosa cultivar HV-30 ecotype Madison, WI linkage group LG3, Vvil1.0, whole genome shotgun sequence genome encodes:
- the LOC131658836 gene encoding uncharacterized protein LOC131658836, whose protein sequence is MNVERSKCMKFLNGLRHDIKKAIGYQQISRFAELVNKSRIYDEDSRESVSHYKAMNEKKGQYHGKPYDNKKKAGFGGKPSGGGSSVAIKCFKCGVEGHRAVDCPKVEMICFKCGKSGHKATAVSFPKLENEELQQLSKPIHSDEVHNALFSMKPWKAPGPDGFPEGFYQKSWDIVGMNVTRFVQSTWSNPSYIGDYNKTDICLIPKYEQKERKKKVFFAIKIDLAKAYDKLNREFIWRILVEIGLPKNMIMHRVSNVETNVNSNGRRSAFFRPQRGIRQGDPISPYLFVLCMEKLSHLIEQAVNNNEWKPFRIGTHGKHISHLMFADDLLLFGKASEKHMVSVMNTLQQLCNMSGQEISQDKSSILFSNNVPRSLRNRLVGITNFREVESFGKYLGVPLTGKALRRQDFNYVIDQIARKLSSWKAHHLSFVGRVTLAKSVMEAIPIYPMMTNLLPKACINDIHKLQRGFIWGDTENSKNYHAINWDIITRDKTDGGLGLRDLGLMNQACILKMGSKVINQDPDLCCSVLRGKYKTTNMLDNMQYKQTDSHVWKAITRNLPKLKEYGQWMIGDGTSISAWNDNWVEPGKSIRDYNLNIPMELCGMRVRDLTNNAGDWNWEIMTGWMTASIQQKIAAILPPSMEPADDRYIIASEEDGYCSVSSIYRSMHLKEIVAALNIWKAIWALHVPERVRFFIWLLKHGRLMTNFRKSMCGLSDAGCPLCGNSCETEIHAMRDCKLARNVWFNRVPSSIVTEFYSANWNDWINLNMRSRPHEDDNWRNIWAIGCPSLWTWRNKETHNATYQRPIDPFLHVKNIMQEYLKSMQLNAKIIKDSQPKPQKCWRPPRAHFVKLNVDGSRTHDGTSGCGGIIRDANGKWIEVTPNSLVEINTDSTATVKVINRARRYATCFSKLEYDILHLLDKIETVEVSYAPRETNGCAHELATDGRTRQGGLQIFQEIPEFLQKQLKLDLDGLSVSGVGVG, encoded by the exons atgaatgtGGAGAGATCTAAGTGTATGAAgtttttgaatggtttgagacatgatatcaagaaggcaATTGGATATCAACAGATTTCTCGATTTGCGGAGTTGGTTAAtaagagtcggatttatgatgaggatagtagggagagtgtTTCTCACTACAAGGCTATGAATGAGAAGAAAGGTCAATATCATGGAAAACCGTATGATAATAAGAAGAAAGCTGGTTTTGGTggaaagccaagtgggggaggatctaGTGTTGCGATCAAGTGTTTCAAATGTGGTGTTGAAGGACATCGTGCTGTTGATTGTCCCAAAGTTGAAATGatatgtttcaagtgtggcaagagtgGTCACAAG GCGACGGCTGTGAGCTTTCCTAAGTTGGAGAATGAGGAATTACAGCAATTGAGTAAACCTATCCATAGTGATGAAGTGCATAATGCCCTCTTCTCTATGAAGCCGTGGAAAGCTCCGGGCCCGGATGGATTCCCCGAAGGTTTCTATCAAAAATCCTGGGATATTGTTGGAATGAATGTAACTCGATTTGTCCAGTCGACATGGTCCAATCCTAGCTATATTGGTGATTATAATAAAACGGATATTTGCCTTATTCCAAAG TATgaacaaaaagaaaggaaaaaaaaggttttttttgccATTAAGATTGATTTGGCAAAAGCTTATGATAAGCTTAACAGGGAATTCATTTGGAGGATTCTAGTTGAGATCGGTCTTCCCAAGAATATGATAATGCACAGAGTCTCGAATGTAGAGACTAATGTCAACTCTAATGGAAGAAGAAGTGCATTCTTTCGACCTCAGCGTGGTATCCGGCAAGGTGACCCTATCTCTCCGTATTTATTTGTGCTCTGCATGGAAAAATTATCTCATCTCATCGAGCAGGCTGTTAACAATAACGAGTGGAAGCCGTTTCGTATTGGGACACATGGGAAACACATATCCCACTTGATGTTTGCGGACGACCTTCTTCTTTTTGGAAAGGCTTCTGAGAAGCATATGGTGAGTGTGATGAATACACTTCAGCAATTATGTAATATGTCTGGTCAAGAGATAAGCCAGGATAAATCTAGCATCTTGTTTTCTAATAATGTGCCAAGGAGTTTGCGAAACAGGCTTGTTGGAATAACTAATTTTCGTGAAGTCGAGAGCTTCGGCAAATACTTGGGTGTTCCCCTTACAGGAAAAGCCTTGAGAAGACAAGACTTCAATTATGTCATAGACCAAATTGCAAGGAAGTTATCTAGTTGGAAGGCTCATCATTTATCGTTTGTTGGCAGAGTTACACTTGCTAAGAGTGTTATGGAGGCAATACCGATTTACCCGATGATGACTAATCTCTTACCGAAAGCGTGTATTAATGATATTCATAAGCTTCAAAGAGGTTTTATTTGGGGTGATActgaaaattctaaaaattatcaTGCGATTAATTGGGACATAATAACACGGGACAAAACGGACGGTGGCCTAGGCTTGAGAGACCTGGGATTGATGAACCAGGCTTGTATCTTGAAGATGGGCAGCAAAGTCATCAATCAGGATCCTGACCTTTGCTGTAGTGTACTGCGTGGAAAATACAAGACAACAAATATGTTGGATAACATGCAGTATAAGCAAACGGATTCTCATGTGTGGAAAGCTATTACGCGTAATTTGCCAAAGCTTAAGGAATATGGCCAATGGATGATTGGAGATGGAACAAGTATTAGCGCTTGGAACGATAATTGGGTCGAACCAGGAAAGAGTATTCGGGACTACAACCTGAACATCCCGATGGAGCTGTGTGGTATGAGAGTAAGAGATTTGACTAACAATGCGGGTGATTGGAACTGGGAAATAATGACCGGCTGGATGACAGCCTCAATACAACAAAAAATTGCAGCAATTCTTCCTCCATCTATGGAACCAGCGGATGATAGATATATCATAGCAAGCGAGGAAGATGGCTATTGCTCTGTCAGTAGCATATACCGCAGCATGCACTTAAAGGAGATTGTTGCAGCCCTAAACATATGGAAAGCCATATGGGCGTTGCACGTGCCAGAACGGGTCCGATTTTTTATATGGTTGCTTAAGCATGGAAGATTGATGACTAATTTTCGGAAGAGTATGTGTGGTCTTAGTGATGCTGGATGCCCTCTTTGTGGTAACTCCTGTGAAACTGAAATTCATGCTATGAGGGACTGCAAACTGGCGCGTAATGTCTGGTTTAACCGTGTTCCTAGTAGCATCGTGACTGAATTTTATAGTGCTAACTGGAATGACTGGATCAATTTGAATATGAGGAGTAGACCACATGAGGACGACAATTGGAGGAATATTTGGGCTATCGGGTGCCCTTCGCTCTGGACATGGAGGAACAAGGAGACTCACAATGCAACCTATCAAAGGCCGATTGATCCTTTCCTACATGTTAAAAATATTATGCAGGAGTATTTGAAATCTATGCAATTAAATGCAAAGATTATCAAGGATTCTCAACCTAAACCGCAGAAGTGTTGGAGGCCTCCGAGGGCGCATTTTGTCAAGCTGAATGTGGACGGCTCGCGAACTCATGATGGTACCTCGGGGTGTGGTGGAATCATTCGAGATGCGAATGGTAAATGGATCGAGGTTACTCCAAATTCATTG GTTGAAATTAACACTGATTCTACAGCAACGGTTAAAGTGATAAATAGGGCAAGGCGGTATGCCACTTGTTTTTCAAAATTGGAGTATGACATTCTTCACTTGTTGGATAAGATTGAAACTGTCGAGGTTTCGTATGCCCCGAGAGAAACGAATGGTTGTGCGCATGAACTTGCAACAGATGGTAGGACTAGACAGGGTGGTCTTCAGATTTTCCAAGAGATTCCAGAATTTTTACAAAAGCAATTGAAACTTGATCTTGACGGTTTGTCCGTGTCGGGTGTTGGTGTTGGATAG
- the LOC131658835 gene encoding F-box protein SKIP23-like, whose amino-acid sequence MGMDWENLEAHPLSLIFDNLVERIDHIYFSAVCKNWYSIAKFNYQNRQIQNNVLPMLMIPAENIWERSLYGISSNKHYNFKLSVPTHKRLCGSSHGWLAKVDYCSSVTGITLLNPFKDAVSITLPPIYMMHKYRRRKDYEYVVHKIVLSANPTFKPHDYVVIAIYSVCQFLAILKAGQKTWTYIDDVHNLFHDVIFYKGLVYAVGLKNNIVSLDLSYLKDEKVISKVVSLKGGDYVERTYLVKSLEGDLWLVRKFIDFGDEDDEDNVEPSHGTKRFEVYNLKLDLQTGELLQMLKIDSLGDNVLFLGDSDSVAMSASYFSSYLQKDSIYYTDDFYGDYPPYPNGPFDMQIFNVKEKRFSQHCPFQPSFKQMPPALWVIPPFQWD is encoded by the coding sequence ATGGGGATGGATTGGGAGAACTTAGAAGCACAtcctttaagtttaatttttgataatttagtAGAACGTATAGATCACATCTATTTCAGTGCCGTATGCAAGAATTGGTATTCCATTGCAAAGTTTAATTATCAAAATCGACAAATACAAAATAATGTATTACCCATGCTAATGATTCCCGCGGAAAACATATGGGAGAGAAGTTTATATGGAATTtcatcaaacaaacattacaactTCAAACTATCAGTACCTACTCACAAGAGACTTTGTGGTTCAAGTCATGGTTGGCTAGCTAAGGTGGATTATTGTTCTAGTGTTACCGGTATAACACTCCTTAATCCTTTTAAAGATGCGGTATCCATCACTTTACCACCCATCTACATGATGCATAAGTATAGAAGAAGAAAGGATTATGAGTATGTTGTGCATAAGATTGTGTTATCTGCTAATCCTACATTTAAGCCACATGATTATGTTGTTATAGCCATTTACAGTGTGTGTCAATTTCTTGCAATCCTAAAAGCCGGACAAAAGACTTGGACTTATATTGATGATGTTCATAATCTCTTTCATGATGTTATATTTTACAAAGGTCTAGTCTATGCCGTGGGACTAAAGAATAATATCGTCTCTCTTGATTTATCCTATTTAAAGGATGAAAAGGTAATTTCTAAAGTTGTTTCTCTGAAGGGAGGTGATTATGTTGAGCGAACTTATCTTGTAAAATCACTGGAAGGAGACTTATGGCTGGTAAGAAAATTTATTGACTTTGGTGacgaagatgatgaagataatgTGGAGCCTAGTCATGGTACAAAAAGATTTGaagtatataatttaaaattggaTCTTCAAACCGGTGAACTTTTACAAATGTTAAAAATTGATAGTCTGGGAGACAATGTCTTATTCCTAGGTGATAGTGATTCTGTTGCCATGTCAGCTTCATATTTTTCTAGTTATCTTCAAAAGGATTCCATTTATTATACAGACGATTTTTATGGAGATTACCCACCTTATCCTAATGGACCATTTGATATGCAAATCTTCAATGTAAAAGAGAAAAGATTTAGTCAACATTGCCCTTTTCAACCTTCATTTAAACAAATGCCACCTGCACTCTGGGTTATTCCACCCTTTCAATGGGATTGA